From Thalassospiraceae bacterium LMO-JJ14:
TGAACGGACCGATGTTCCACAGCATCTCGGTTTTTTGCTGGCCGTCGAAATGCTCTTCACGGTCGAACAGAACATCCCTTTCGATATCCGCGCCAAGTTCGCGGGCAATCGACTTGAAAACGCCGTGCGATGCCTTGTTATCCGGCGTGATCGTCGTCTTGATGTGGCGGATGCCCTTGATCGAAGGGCGCCGCAGAATATCGAACACCATCCGTTTGGCCAACGACAGGCCGCGTGCTTCGGGCGCCACGGCAACCTGCCAGACGAACAGGCTGTCTTCGTGTTCAGGCATCACATAGCCCGAAACAAAGCCGGCAACGTCGCCATCCAGTTCGGCAAGCGCGCTGGTCTGGCTGAAATGCGAACATTGCAGCAGATTGCAGTAGACCGAGTTCTCGTCGAGCGGCTTGCACTGTTCAACCAGTTCATTCACCGCCACCCCGTCTTCGGGGGTCGGGCGGCGCAGAATCAGGTCGCTGTCAATACGGTCAAGGCGTTCGGAAATCGTCATGGTTCTTGCTGTTCCTCTTATTTATATCAATTACCGATATAATTTTCTTGCGCATGACATAGCTTTTCATACGAGGGGCGTCAACAGGTGCGCCATAAATTCATGAATTAATTTAAATATTTCAATTTTCCGCAACATTCTGAGAGAATGCGCTATCAGAGAGTACTATAATTACATTGTATTTTGATGGTTTTAGGCTTATCTCCCATTTCATGCAGGAAGACATGTCATTTCTGGGGTATGTTTCGCTGTCTGGCCCTGATTCGGGCCTTCGGGGAGCGGGAAACATGGATCAACTGAACGAAGCGCTGGTCTCGATCAGACAGATTCTCCGCGCCACGGAACTGCACGGCAAGGCGCTGCGCGTGGCCACCGGGCTCAAAACATCGCAACTACTGGTGTTGCAGGCGCTGGAAGACACGCCGGAAATGACCGTCGGCAAAATTACCGCCCAGGTACACATGGCCCAGGCCACGGTGACCATGATCGTCGTCAGACTTGAAGAGCTGGGCCTTGTCGTCCGCAGCCGCGGCACGACGGACAAGCGCAAGGTCTTCGTCAGCCTGACCAAAGCCGGCCATGAAATTCTGGAGCAGGCACCGGAAGCGCTGCACCAGCGGTTCGCGGAACAGTTCGTCCCCCTGAAGGAATGGGAAAAGACCATGCTCGTCGCATCCCTGCAACGGGTCGCATCCATGCTGGATGCATCCGACATAGACGCCGCACCAATCTTGCAGTTTGGATCAACCGATCAATCGGAAAGCTGAAACAAGCTCCGTCATTGACAAATAAGGGGCCTGCCAGTAAACCCGCGCATGGTTTGGAGCACCTGCCGCTCGCGGGCACTGCCTTGGTGAAGCTCCGGTTTTGTTCTGTCCTACTGATCTTTGCAGTCAGCGGATCGATGGAAATGCGAGCCCCGTCAAGTATCCGGCACTGACTAGGGGATTGAGCAATGGACAAATCGAACCTATTACCACCTATTGAAGATATCAAAAGCCAGGCGAAAGCCCTGCGCCGAGCACTCAATGACGATGGCTCAGACATCAGTCATAGCCGTTCACTTGAGCTTGTCGCAAAGACTTATGGGTATCGAGATTGGAACACCCTGTACGCAACAGCCGGCAATCGTCGTGATCTGAAATTACGGCCCGGGCAGCGCGTATCCGGCGAATACCTCGGTCAACGATTTGCCGCCGAGATCATTGGTATTGTCCGCCATTCCGAAGACCGGCAGCGGATAACGCTCCAATTCGATCGCCCTGTTGACGTCATTACCTTCGAAGGTATGTCCAACTACAGATCGCGTGTTTCGTGCGTCATTAACAACGACGGTGTGACGGCAGAAAAAACGTCGAACGGCCGCCATCACCTACGTCTTGAGCGGCCGTGATCTTGACGGAGAAGACATCGCCTTAAGAAAACGCCTCTTTCAAAGCGTCACCGACATGCACGGGCGTCGACAGCACGTTGACGCCGGCCGCTTCGAGCGCGGTTTTCTTCGACGCATACGTTCCCTTGTCACCCATGACGATGGCGCCCGCATGGCCCATTTTCTTGCCCGGCGGGGCGGCGCCCCCGGCAATAAAGGCAATGACCGGCTTCGACATCGCCTTTGCATATTCGGCTGCGTCTTCTTCCATCGCGCCGCCGATCTCGCCGACCATGACGACGGCTTCGGTACCGGGGAAATTATCGAGCGCTTCCAGGGCATTACGGGTCGTCGTGCCGATCACCGGGTCGCCGCCTATACCAACGAACGCCGTCTGGCCATAACCCGCCGAGACGATGTTCTGGCACATCAGCGTGCCGAGCGAGCCTGAGCGCGACAGTACGCCGACCGTCCCCTTCTTGAAGATGCGCTGATTGAACGCCGGCATGAAGCCCATGAAGGTTTCGTCGACCGTGACGCCACCCGCGGTGTTGGGACCGACGATCTGCGTGCCGGCTTCTTTTGCCGCCGCCATGACGTACATGACGTCGTGCACCGGCACGTGTTCGGTCAGGCACAGGATCATTTTCGCACCGGCCTCGATGGCGTCGAGCGCTGCGGCTTTGACGCCCAGCGGCGGAATGAACAGCAACGAAGCATCGAAGCCCGTATCGTTCTGGGCATCGACGGCGGACGCGTGCACCGGCACGCCACAGTGTTCGGTCCCTGCCTTTTTCGGGTTCACGCCGCCGACCACGGTGGCGCCGTATTCCTGCATCCGTTCGGTCCAGAAGGTGCCCTGCTTGCCGGTGATGCCCTGCACCAGAATGCGCGTTTCCTTGCGTGGGATAATCATGTCATGCACTCCCTTTCGCGGCGTCCACGGCGGCCTTGCAGGCCTCGCTCATGTTGGGCAGCGGATCCATGCCGAGCTTTTCCTTCAGCATCCGGATCGCTTCCTCGTCGCCGGTTCCGGCGATGGAAAAGAACACCGGGATATCGGGTTTCAGCTCTTCCCAGGCGCCCAGCAGCCCTTCCATCATCACGTCGCAACGCGCGAAGGCGCCGCAGAAATTGACGACCAGACTTTTGATGCCGGGCTTGGCCAGCACCATTTCCAGGGCGAATTTCGCTTTCGTATAGGCCTCGCCGCCGATCTCGCAGAAGTTGGCGGGCGCGCCGCCGTGGTGGCGGACAACATCCATCGTCGTCATTGTCAGACCGGCGCCGTTGGCCAGTACACAGACGTCGCCGTCGAGTTCGATGTATTTGATCCCGGCAGCCTCACCGCGCGCTTCAAGTTCCGTCAGCTTTTCCGGCGCACCTTTGGTGGCCAGGTCCTCCTGACGTTTGATGGCGCTGTCATCGAGCGTGAACTTGCAGTCCAGCGCCACGACCGAACCGTCGCCGGTGACGATCAGCGGATTGATTTCCAGCAGCTCCGCATCGTTGACCATGTAGGCGTCGTAGAGTTTCACCAGCGTGTCCGCGACGCCCGCTTCGGCGCCCGACAGATCGAGACCGGCGATCAGCGCCGCCGCGTCATCGAGGCTGAAGCCTTTGCGGATGTCGACAGCGTGGGATTTCAGTTTCTCCGGCGTATCGGCGGCGATCTCCTCGATATCCATGCCGCCCTCGGTCGAGAACATGACCATCGGTCCCTTGGACACCGGATCGTTCAGCACCGCGGCATAGAACTCTCGGCGGATATCGGATTTTTCCTCGACCAGCACCTTTTCGACGGTGTGTGTGCCGATGGTCATGCCGAGGATCGCCTTGGCGTGCGCCCTGGCTTCATCCGGGCTGTCGGCGAGTTTGATGCCGCCCGCCTTGCCGCGCTTGCCGGTCGGCACCTGCGCCTTGACGACGCAGCCGCCCAGCCGCTCGGCCGCTTCCGCCGCCGCATCCGGATGATATACCAGCATGCTTTCCGGTACCTTGATGCCGCTTTGCGCCAAAAGCGGCTTCGCCGCATATTCCTCGAAGTTCATTTGGATATTTCCCTTGGTCTTCGTTTGTTATGGCTTCACGTCATTCCGGCGAAGGCCGGAATCCAGAGAGGGAGTGACACCCATGAGACAGCAGGCCCGCCGTTCTGGACCCCGGCCTGCGCCGGGGTGACGCAAAAGTGTTATCGCCCGAATTTTTCCCAATAGCCGCCGAACAGCTCTTCTTCGGAAGGCTTGTCCTCGGGAATGGTTTTGACGAGATGCGTGATGTTGATGAAGTGCGTGTAGTTCAGGTTGTCGGAAATCGAGTTCCCGGCCCACGTCCCGCCGCCCATGGAAAGCGTGAAGTTGAGGCCGTTGTTGAAGCCGCCGCCGTTTCCGAACGTGTGCGCCTGATTGACCAGCACGCGGACCACGTCGATTTCCTCGGCCAGGCGTGTCGCATGCTCTGGCACGTTGGTGTGGATACCGACCGAATGGCCCTTGCCGCAGACATCGAGGATCGTATTCAACTGGCGGATGACGTCGTCCATGTCCTTGGCGCGGTAAACGGTCAGCACCAGCGAGAGTTTCTCGTCGATAAACGGGCTGTCGGCATCGGCCGAGCCTTCCTCGACCATGAAGAACTTGTTGCCCTTGGCCTGCTCGCCCAAGCCGAAGACATCGGCCAGCACGTCGGCATCCTTGGCGATGACGTGGCGGTTCAGATGCCCGTCGACCCAAAGGTTTTCCTCGACCTTGTCCTTTTCCTCGGCCGAGCAGAGATAGCCCCCGGCGCGCTTGAGCGCATCCATCGCCTTGTCATAGACGCTGTCGAGAATGATCAGAGAGTTTTCCGACGAGCACGAGGTTGAGTTGTCGAAGATCTTCGACATGGTGATCTTTTCCGCCGCATCGTCGAAATCCGCCGTCTCGTCGATGATCACCGGGACGTTCCCGGCGCCGACGCCAATGGCCGGCGTGCCCGATGAATAGGCGCGTTTCACGTTGTTCTGCGAGCCGGTGACGATGACCAGATCGGACTGGTTCATGAGCTGCTGCGTCAGTTCCTTGTTCACGGGCGCCGGCAGGACCTGCACCAGATCGGCGGGAAGGCCGATTTTTTCAAGTTCGGCGCGCATGTAGCTGACGGTTTTCGTCGTCGTGCCGAGACCGGCCGGCGACGGCGCAATGATCACCGCGTTGCGGCCCTTGATGGCAAACATTGCCTTGTTGACCGGGGTCGCGGCCGGGTTGGTCGACGGCGTCACGGCAGCGACGACACCGACCGGCTTGGCGTATTTGACGAGGCCCTTTTCGGGAATTTCCTCGATGATGCCGACCGATTTGACGCGGCTGAGATCGCGCAGGCAACCGAAGGTCTTGCGCGTGTTCTTGATGACCTTGCTTTCGACGTTGCCGAGGCCCGTATCCTCAACCGCCAGCTCGGCAAGCTCGCGCGCCCGGCCCGGCTCGTAAATCGACCACGCCAGCGCCGTCACCGCTTCATCGACGCGGGCCTGGTCGGCATTGGCGAACTGCGCCATCGCGGCGCGGGCCTTGGCGACCAATCCACGGATGATTTCTTTTTCAGGTCCTTGTTCAGATGCTTTTGCAGCAGCTTGGGTGCTCATGACGTTTCCTCTGGGCAGATTTTCTCGGGAACCGGATTGAGTATAAAGCATACGCAAATCGAATCATAAATCAACAATTAATGAGATTAATCGTCCCATAAAATGAGATCAAAGCATATTCTAGTCGTGACTGCAGGCACCGCAATGTCCATGCAATTCGACGACGGCGCGCTCGGTCACGAAGCCGTTGCCTCCCGCCAGTGCGCCCAGGGTTTTCACGGCTTTCGGGACCGGAATTTCCGAAACCGCGCCGCAGTCGTCACAAATCGCAAACGCGACGGCGGCGTTATGGCGGTGTTCGTGCCCACCGCTGTCATGTTCATGTGCACACGCGACAAAGGCGTTCATGCTTTCAATACGATGTACGAGCGACAGTTCCATCAGGCTTTCGAGGGCGCGGTAGACCTGCGCCGGGGCGCGGATGCCCTGTGCGCGGACATCGTCGAGGATTTCGTACGCCGTCATCGCCCTACCCGCCTTTTCAAGGCGACCGAGCACGGCCTTCTGGTTCTTCGTCAGGCGGTCCGCATCGGTCATCGCCGCCCCCCGTCACCTAAGGCCACCCGGCGAAACCGGCGGGGCAGCAAACTGACCAGAAAAATAACGGCCGCCGCAACGACGATGCTGGGTCCCGATGGCGTATCCCATGCCAGCGAGCCGCCAAGACCGGCAAAAACAGCGCCACTCCCCGCGAGCGCGGCAAGGACGGCCATGATCTCTGGCCCGGACGCATACCGCCTGGCCGTTGCCGCGGGAATGATCAGCAAGGACGTAATCAGCAAGATTCCCACCACCTTCATGGCGATGGCGATCACCGCAGCCATCAAAAGCATGAAGACGACCCGCGCACGTTCCGGGTGCAGGCCTTCGGCTGCCGCCAGTTCGCTACTGATGGTGCCGGCCAGCAAAGGCCGCCAGATTATGGCGAGAACGCCCAGGACAACGGCACCGCCGCCGTAAATCATCACGATATCGGTCCACGACACGGCAAGGATATCGCCGAACAGAAACGCCATCAGATCGATCCTGAGCCAGGTCATCATGGCAACGATGACGATCCCCAGCGCCAGCGTCGAATGCGAAAGAATCCCCAGCAGCGCATCGCTGGACAGGGTTGCGCGCCGCTGCAGGGCGATCAGCGCCAAGGCACCGAGGGCGGCGACGGCAAACACGGCCCCCGTGATTGAGACATCGAAAAGCACGGCCAGTGCGACGCCGAGCAGCGCCGAATGTGCCATGGTATCGCCGAAATACGCCATCCTCCGCCAGATGATGAAACAGCCGAGCGGCCCCGCGACCAGCGCAACGCCGATCCCGGCCAACAGGGCGCGGAGCAGAAAATCATCCATGCGGCTCGTGCTCCGGGTGCGTACAGGCCGAAT
This genomic window contains:
- the ectA gene encoding diaminobutyrate acetyltransferase gives rise to the protein MTISERLDRIDSDLILRRPTPEDGVAVNELVEQCKPLDENSVYCNLLQCSHFSQTSALAELDGDVAGFVSGYVMPEHEDSLFVWQVAVAPEARGLSLAKRMVFDILRRPSIKGIRHIKTTITPDNKASHGVFKSIARELGADIERDVLFDREEHFDGQQKTEMLWNIGPFKRSDLMPVLSRAA
- a CDS encoding MarR family transcriptional regulator, encoding MDQLNEALVSIRQILRATELHGKALRVATGLKTSQLLVLQALEDTPEMTVGKITAQVHMAQATVTMIVVRLEELGLVVRSRGTTDKRKVFVSLTKAGHEILEQAPEALHQRFAEQFVPLKEWEKTMLVASLQRVASMLDASDIDAAPILQFGSTDQSES
- a CDS encoding glyoxalase superfamily protein, which gives rise to MDKSNLLPPIEDIKSQAKALRRALNDDGSDISHSRSLELVAKTYGYRDWNTLYATAGNRRDLKLRPGQRVSGEYLGQRFAAEIIGIVRHSEDRQRITLQFDRPVDVITFEGMSNYRSRVSCVINNDGVTAEKTSNGRHHLRLERP
- a CDS encoding succinyl-CoA synthetase subunit alpha, encoding MIIPRKETRILVQGITGKQGTFWTERMQEYGATVVGGVNPKKAGTEHCGVPVHASAVDAQNDTGFDASLLFIPPLGVKAAALDAIEAGAKMILCLTEHVPVHDVMYVMAAAKEAGTQIVGPNTAGGVTVDETFMGFMPAFNQRIFKKGTVGVLSRSGSLGTLMCQNIVSAGYGQTAFVGIGGDPVIGTTTRNALEALDNFPGTEAVVMVGEIGGAMEEDAAEYAKAMSKPVIAFIAGGAAPPGKKMGHAGAIVMGDKGTYASKKTALEAAGVNVLSTPVHVGDALKEAFS
- a CDS encoding ATP-grasp domain-containing protein translates to MNFEEYAAKPLLAQSGIKVPESMLVYHPDAAAEAAERLGGCVVKAQVPTGKRGKAGGIKLADSPDEARAHAKAILGMTIGTHTVEKVLVEEKSDIRREFYAAVLNDPVSKGPMVMFSTEGGMDIEEIAADTPEKLKSHAVDIRKGFSLDDAAALIAGLDLSGAEAGVADTLVKLYDAYMVNDAELLEINPLIVTGDGSVVALDCKFTLDDSAIKRQEDLATKGAPEKLTELEARGEAAGIKYIELDGDVCVLANGAGLTMTTMDVVRHHGGAPANFCEIGGEAYTKAKFALEMVLAKPGIKSLVVNFCGAFARCDVMMEGLLGAWEELKPDIPVFFSIAGTGDEEAIRMLKEKLGMDPLPNMSEACKAAVDAAKGSA
- a CDS encoding aldehyde dehydrogenase family protein, producing the protein MSTQAAAKASEQGPEKEIIRGLVAKARAAMAQFANADQARVDEAVTALAWSIYEPGRARELAELAVEDTGLGNVESKVIKNTRKTFGCLRDLSRVKSVGIIEEIPEKGLVKYAKPVGVVAAVTPSTNPAATPVNKAMFAIKGRNAVIIAPSPAGLGTTTKTVSYMRAELEKIGLPADLVQVLPAPVNKELTQQLMNQSDLVIVTGSQNNVKRAYSSGTPAIGVGAGNVPVIIDETADFDDAAEKITMSKIFDNSTSCSSENSLIILDSVYDKAMDALKRAGGYLCSAEEKDKVEENLWVDGHLNRHVIAKDADVLADVFGLGEQAKGNKFFMVEEGSADADSPFIDEKLSLVLTVYRAKDMDDVIRQLNTILDVCGKGHSVGIHTNVPEHATRLAEEIDVVRVLVNQAHTFGNGGGFNNGLNFTLSMGGGTWAGNSISDNLNYTHFINITHLVKTIPEDKPSEEELFGGYWEKFGR
- a CDS encoding Fur family transcriptional regulator → MTDADRLTKNQKAVLGRLEKAGRAMTAYEILDDVRAQGIRAPAQVYRALESLMELSLVHRIESMNAFVACAHEHDSGGHEHRHNAAVAFAICDDCGAVSEIPVPKAVKTLGALAGGNGFVTERAVVELHGHCGACSHD
- a CDS encoding metal ABC transporter permease, which gives rise to MDDFLLRALLAGIGVALVAGPLGCFIIWRRMAYFGDTMAHSALLGVALAVLFDVSITGAVFAVAALGALALIALQRRATLSSDALLGILSHSTLALGIVIVAMMTWLRIDLMAFLFGDILAVSWTDIVMIYGGGAVVLGVLAIIWRPLLAGTISSELAAAEGLHPERARVVFMLLMAAVIAIAMKVVGILLITSLLIIPAATARRYASGPEIMAVLAALAGSGAVFAGLGGSLAWDTPSGPSIVVAAAVIFLVSLLPRRFRRVALGDGGRR